Proteins from a single region of Geothrix sp. PMB-07:
- the aspS gene encoding aspartate--tRNA ligase → MKLDRLGDFSRSHRNGDLRLDHAGQTVRLLGWCRRVRNLGSLVFLDLRDRWGLVQLVANEETADPELLAKLKAVRSEFVLAAEGVVAERESKNPNMATGDIEIRLTGLKILNTAAPLPFPLEDEHVGEDLRLTYRFLDLRREQLQRNMILRSEASNIIRNYFRKNDFVEFETPILGKSTPEGARDYLVPSRVHAGQFFALPQSPQLYKQMLQVSGFERYVQICRCFRDEDLRADRQPEFTQVDVEMSFVRQEDIQALIEGLMVELCPLVGQKAVAPFQRLPYKDAMEWYGSDKPDLRCKLKIQDVTNLFAQSEFNLFRAASDSQGQRRVRGLFFPGEAAGAYSRKQLDELQETAKQLGAGGLPYVKWGKDGLASSFKKFLTPELEAALKATLSIGGEGLAIFAVGTDDQTSRVLGDLRLRLAKALGLLDESAFEFLWVVDFPLFQWDEDDQRFVACHHPFTSPHPEDLDLLQSNPGACRAVAYDLVLNGYELGGGSIRIHDAETQSLMFRTIGISDAEARAKFGYLLDALSFGAPPHGGLALGLDRLVMLLAGEDNIREVIAFPKTAQARCLMTDAPSPVDERQLRDLHLLTDAKQTYRVGAVFFESAEGGNAELRGQALQQITQLTPRQAQGLVTLDAQGQILDAQTLSGPTFEF, encoded by the coding sequence ATGAAACTCGATCGGCTTGGCGACTTCTCACGCTCCCACCGCAACGGCGACTTGCGTCTCGATCACGCGGGCCAGACGGTGCGCCTGCTCGGCTGGTGCCGCCGGGTGCGCAACCTGGGCTCGCTGGTGTTCCTGGATCTCCGCGACCGCTGGGGCCTGGTGCAGCTGGTGGCCAACGAGGAGACCGCCGATCCCGAGCTGCTGGCCAAGCTCAAGGCCGTGCGCAGCGAGTTCGTGCTGGCGGCAGAAGGCGTGGTGGCCGAACGCGAGAGCAAGAACCCCAACATGGCCACGGGTGACATCGAGATCCGCCTCACGGGCCTGAAGATCCTCAACACCGCCGCGCCGCTGCCCTTTCCCCTGGAAGACGAGCACGTGGGCGAGGATCTGCGCCTCACCTACCGTTTCCTGGATCTGCGCCGCGAGCAGCTGCAGCGCAACATGATCCTGCGCAGCGAGGCCTCCAACATCATCCGGAACTACTTCCGGAAGAACGATTTCGTCGAGTTCGAGACGCCCATCCTCGGCAAGTCCACCCCCGAGGGAGCTCGCGATTACCTGGTGCCCAGCCGGGTCCACGCCGGGCAGTTCTTCGCCCTGCCCCAGAGCCCCCAGCTCTACAAGCAGATGCTGCAGGTCTCGGGCTTCGAGCGCTACGTGCAGATCTGCCGCTGCTTCCGGGACGAGGATCTGCGCGCCGACCGCCAGCCCGAGTTCACCCAGGTGGACGTGGAAATGAGCTTCGTCCGCCAGGAGGACATCCAGGCCCTCATCGAAGGCCTGATGGTGGAGCTCTGTCCCCTGGTGGGCCAGAAGGCCGTCGCCCCCTTCCAGCGTCTGCCCTACAAAGACGCCATGGAGTGGTACGGCTCCGACAAGCCCGACCTCCGCTGCAAGCTCAAGATCCAGGACGTGACGAACCTCTTTGCCCAAAGCGAGTTCAACCTGTTCCGTGCCGCCTCCGACTCCCAGGGGCAGCGCCGTGTGCGTGGCCTCTTCTTCCCTGGCGAGGCTGCCGGTGCGTACAGCCGCAAGCAGCTGGACGAACTGCAGGAGACGGCCAAGCAGCTGGGCGCGGGAGGCCTGCCCTACGTCAAATGGGGCAAGGATGGCCTGGCCTCCAGCTTCAAGAAGTTCCTCACGCCCGAACTCGAAGCTGCGCTGAAGGCCACCCTAAGCATCGGCGGCGAAGGCCTCGCCATCTTCGCCGTGGGCACCGATGACCAGACCTCCCGGGTGCTGGGCGACCTGCGTCTGAGGCTGGCCAAGGCCTTGGGTCTCCTGGATGAATCCGCCTTCGAGTTCCTGTGGGTGGTGGATTTCCCCCTCTTTCAATGGGATGAGGATGATCAGCGCTTCGTGGCCTGCCACCACCCCTTCACCAGCCCCCATCCCGAAGACCTCGACCTGCTCCAGTCCAATCCCGGCGCCTGCCGCGCCGTGGCCTACGACCTGGTGCTCAACGGCTATGAGCTGGGCGGCGGCAGCATCCGCATTCACGATGCCGAAACCCAAAGCCTCATGTTCCGCACCATCGGCATCAGCGACGCGGAGGCCCGGGCGAAATTCGGTTACCTGCTGGATGCCCTGTCCTTCGGCGCTCCGCCCCATGGCGGCCTCGCCCTGGGCCTCGACCGCCTGGTCATGCTGCTGGCGGGCGAGGACAACATCCGTGAGGTCATCGCCTTCCCCAAGACCGCCCAGGCCCGCTGCCTCATGACCGATGCCCCCAGCCCCGTGGATGAGCGGCAGCTGCGGGATCTGCACCTCCTGACTGACGCCAAGCAGACCTACCGGGTGGGCGCCGTGTTCTTCGAGAGTGCCGAGGGCGGGAATGCCGAGCTGCGGGGCCAGGCCCTGCAACAGATCACCCAGCTGACCCCCCGCCAGGCCCAGGGCCTGGTCACCCTGGACGCCCAGGGCCAGATCCTCGACGCCCAAACCCTCAGTGGCCCCACTTTTGAGTTCTGA
- a CDS encoding multidrug efflux RND transporter permease subunit: MSISTPFIRRPVATTLLTIALALLGAIAYQFLPVSPLPQVEFPTIQVQAGLPGASPETMASSVATPLERQFGRIAGITEMTSASSLGGTSITLQFDLSRNIDAAGRDVQAAINAARGDLPANLPNNPSYRKVNPADSPILLLALTSNIIPRERMYDIASSVLQQKLSQIQGVGQVFVWGGALPAVRVDVNPALLNAQGLALDDVRLAITAANLNRPKGDLSNAKTTWSIATTDQMMTAADYQPLILRYQRGNAVRLADVATVTDSVENVRNGGLSNGVPAIMVPIFRQPDANIIETVDRVRAILPQLQASLPPTMELKVLIDATRTIRASVKDVQLALSISIALVILVVFVFLRSVRSTLIPSVAVPISLIGTFGAMYLLGYTIDNLSLMALTVATGFVVDDAIVVVENITRHLENGMQPMEAALHGAKEIGFTVISISISLIAVFIPILMMGGIVGRLFREFAVTLSVAIVISMVVSLTTTPMMCSLLLRPHSEEKHGKVFQASERIFQWIMGHYESSLGWVLRHQRFTLLVALGTMVATVGLYIAIPKGFFPQQDTGRINGSIVAAQDISFAGMERLMTEYVAIVQKDPDIENVTAFIGGGNTGRLFASLKPNEQRKSNADQIIARLRGKTAHLPGGTLYMQPVQDLRLGGRPSSTQYQYTLQGDDARELFDWAPRVLEKLKTVKQLADVNSDLQNKGLEASLVIDRATASRLGVTPQAIDSTLYDAFGQRFVSTIYTALNQYHVVMEVDSPFMQTPDGLRHTYVRSVTGNLVPLSAFTTLERRNTPLSVNHQGQQPSVTLSFNLPVGVALGDAVAAIDKAQQDIHMPGTLRGSFMGTAQAFKASLSNQPLLVAAALFVVYIVLGMLYESLIHPLTILSTLPSAGVGALLALLACRTELSVIAFIGIILLIGIVKKNAILMIDFAIEVERREGVTPERAIFQACLLRFRPITMTTMAALLGGLPLAIGMGTGAELRRPLGIAIVGGLLFSQLLTLYTTPVIYLYMDRARLRWERWRRR; the protein is encoded by the coding sequence ATGAGCATTTCAACCCCCTTCATCCGCAGGCCGGTGGCCACGACGCTGCTGACCATCGCCCTGGCGCTGCTGGGAGCCATCGCCTACCAGTTCCTGCCGGTCTCGCCCCTGCCCCAGGTGGAGTTCCCCACCATCCAGGTGCAGGCGGGCCTGCCTGGCGCCAGCCCCGAGACCATGGCCTCCTCCGTGGCCACGCCGCTGGAGCGTCAGTTCGGCCGCATCGCCGGCATCACGGAAATGACCTCCGCCAGTTCGCTGGGCGGCACCAGCATCACCCTGCAGTTCGACCTCAGCCGCAACATCGATGCGGCGGGCCGCGATGTGCAGGCCGCCATCAACGCCGCCCGCGGCGACCTGCCCGCCAACCTGCCGAACAACCCCTCGTACCGCAAGGTGAATCCGGCGGATTCGCCCATCCTGCTGCTGGCGCTCACCTCGAACATCATTCCCCGGGAGCGCATGTATGACATCGCCTCCTCGGTGCTGCAGCAGAAGCTTTCCCAGATCCAGGGCGTCGGCCAGGTCTTCGTCTGGGGCGGCGCCCTGCCCGCGGTCCGCGTGGACGTGAACCCGGCCCTGCTCAACGCCCAGGGGCTCGCCCTGGATGATGTCCGCCTGGCCATCACCGCCGCCAACCTGAACCGGCCCAAGGGCGATCTCTCCAACGCCAAGACCACCTGGTCCATCGCCACCACCGACCAGATGATGACGGCCGCCGACTACCAGCCCCTCATCCTCCGCTACCAGCGTGGCAACGCGGTCCGCTTGGCGGATGTGGCCACCGTGACCGATTCTGTGGAGAACGTCCGCAACGGGGGGCTGTCCAACGGCGTACCGGCCATCATGGTGCCCATCTTCCGCCAGCCGGACGCCAACATCATCGAGACCGTGGACCGCGTGCGGGCCATCCTGCCCCAGTTGCAGGCCTCGCTGCCGCCCACCATGGAACTGAAGGTGCTCATCGATGCCACCCGCACCATCCGGGCCTCGGTGAAGGATGTGCAGCTGGCGCTCTCCATCTCCATCGCCCTGGTCATCCTGGTCGTCTTCGTGTTCCTGCGGAGCGTGCGGTCCACCCTCATCCCCAGCGTGGCGGTGCCCATTTCGCTCATCGGCACCTTCGGCGCCATGTACCTGCTGGGCTACACCATCGACAACCTGTCGCTCATGGCCCTTACTGTGGCCACGGGCTTCGTGGTGGACGATGCCATCGTGGTGGTGGAGAACATCACGCGGCATCTGGAAAACGGCATGCAGCCCATGGAGGCGGCCCTGCATGGCGCCAAGGAGATCGGCTTCACCGTCATCTCCATCAGCATCTCGCTCATCGCGGTGTTCATCCCCATCCTCATGATGGGCGGCATCGTGGGCCGTCTCTTCCGGGAATTCGCCGTCACGCTGTCCGTGGCCATCGTCATCTCCATGGTGGTCTCGCTCACCACCACGCCCATGATGTGTTCGCTCCTGCTGCGCCCCCACTCGGAGGAAAAGCACGGCAAGGTTTTCCAAGCCAGTGAGCGCATCTTCCAGTGGATCATGGGCCACTACGAATCCTCCCTGGGCTGGGTGCTGCGCCACCAACGCTTCACGCTGCTGGTGGCCCTGGGCACCATGGTGGCCACCGTGGGCCTCTACATCGCCATCCCCAAGGGCTTCTTCCCCCAGCAGGACACGGGCCGCATCAATGGTTCCATCGTGGCCGCCCAGGACATCTCCTTCGCGGGCATGGAACGGCTGATGACCGAGTACGTGGCCATCGTGCAGAAGGATCCCGACATCGAGAATGTCACCGCCTTCATTGGCGGCGGCAACACAGGCCGCCTCTTCGCCTCCCTCAAGCCCAACGAGCAACGCAAGTCGAACGCGGATCAGATCATCGCCCGCCTGCGCGGCAAGACCGCCCACCTGCCAGGGGGAACCCTCTACATGCAGCCGGTGCAGGATCTCCGCCTGGGCGGCCGCCCCTCCAGCACCCAGTACCAGTACACCCTCCAGGGCGATGATGCCCGCGAACTCTTTGACTGGGCGCCGCGTGTGCTGGAAAAGCTCAAGACCGTGAAGCAGCTGGCGGACGTGAATTCCGACCTGCAGAACAAGGGCCTGGAGGCCTCCCTGGTCATCGACCGGGCCACGGCTTCGCGCCTGGGCGTCACACCCCAGGCCATCGACAGCACGCTCTACGACGCCTTCGGCCAGCGCTTCGTCTCCACCATCTACACAGCCCTGAATCAGTACCATGTGGTGATGGAAGTGGACAGTCCCTTCATGCAGACGCCGGACGGCCTCCGCCACACCTACGTGCGCTCCGTCACGGGGAACCTGGTGCCCCTGAGTGCCTTCACCACCCTGGAGCGGCGGAACACACCTCTTTCCGTAAATCATCAGGGCCAGCAGCCATCGGTCACCCTCTCCTTCAATCTGCCCGTGGGCGTGGCCCTGGGCGATGCGGTGGCGGCCATCGACAAGGCCCAGCAGGACATCCACATGCCGGGCACCCTGCGGGGCAGTTTCATGGGCACGGCCCAGGCCTTCAAGGCTTCGCTTTCCAACCAGCCCCTGCTGGTGGCCGCGGCCCTCTTCGTGGTCTACATCGTTCTGGGCATGCTCTACGAAAGCCTCATCCATCCGCTCACCATCCTCTCCACCCTTCCTTCGGCGGGCGTAGGGGCGCTGCTGGCCCTGCTGGCCTGCCGCACTGAGCTGAGCGTCATCGCCTTCATCGGCATCATCCTGCTCATCGGCATCGTGAAGAAGAACGCCATCCTCATGATCGACTTCGCCATCGAAGTGGAGCGGCGCGAAGGCGTCACCCCTGAGCGGGCCATCTTCCAGGCCTGCCTGCTGCGCTTCCGGCCCATCACCATGACCACCATGGCGGCCCTGCTGGGCGGTCTGCCCCTGGCCATCGGCATGGGCACCGGCGCCGAACTGCGCCGCCCCCTGGGCATCGCCATCGTGGGCGGGCTTCTCTTCAGCCAGCTGCTGACGCTCTACACCACGCCCGTCATCTACCTCTACATGGACCGGGCCCGACTGCGCTGGGAGCGGTGGCGGAGGAGATAA
- a CDS encoding APC family permease — MLPQPSLRRTLSSLEYFAFGFGSMVGVGWVVLIDDWLARGGPAGGMLAFLLGGLALLPTALTYGRMAREMPDAGAEVAYTEGVFPEVLSYATGWVMVLAYFIVCPWEAVAIGNLLARALPAVNQLPLYSVGGKAIYLPRLLAGLALVALIGTLNYRGMQLSSRLQKTATFGMLLLFLGFTTLGLAKGQALNLRPLFAHPGVAGAGLSVLLMLQVMPYFMTGFESVVKGSEEAEAGFDPRGFGRAMVSALLAGSLFYVLVILVVAYIAPWKGLVAGKFGTEQAFERAFGSHFIAQLILFAALLSLLKVFNAMFVAATRLLYALGRRGLIHPAMGTVHPRFQTPGGAVLLLAGLTAAVSFLGDAALLPITDVGSLAVGLGWLATSLAALRHLKRAPQPDPAGLALAALSAVVSLALIAMKALPSVPGSFTHTEWTAFGVWVALGALLWTGWRRPSERKSN; from the coding sequence ATGCTCCCCCAGCCCAGCCTGCGCCGGACCCTCTCGTCCCTCGAGTACTTCGCCTTCGGATTCGGTTCCATGGTGGGCGTGGGCTGGGTGGTGCTCATCGACGACTGGCTGGCCCGGGGCGGCCCTGCGGGCGGCATGCTGGCCTTCCTGCTGGGCGGTCTCGCGCTGCTGCCCACCGCCCTCACCTACGGGCGCATGGCCCGCGAGATGCCTGATGCCGGCGCCGAAGTGGCCTACACCGAGGGGGTGTTTCCCGAGGTGCTGAGCTACGCTACGGGCTGGGTGATGGTGCTCGCCTATTTCATCGTCTGCCCCTGGGAGGCCGTGGCCATCGGCAACCTGCTGGCCCGGGCCCTGCCTGCCGTGAATCAGCTGCCTCTCTACAGCGTCGGCGGGAAGGCCATCTACCTGCCGCGCCTGCTGGCGGGGCTGGCCCTGGTGGCCCTCATCGGCACCCTGAATTACCGCGGCATGCAGCTCAGCTCGCGCCTGCAGAAGACTGCCACCTTCGGCATGCTGCTCCTGTTCCTGGGCTTCACCACCCTGGGTTTGGCCAAGGGTCAGGCCCTGAACCTGCGGCCCCTGTTCGCCCATCCCGGCGTGGCGGGGGCCGGGCTGTCCGTCCTGCTCATGCTCCAGGTGATGCCCTACTTCATGACCGGCTTTGAATCGGTGGTCAAAGGCTCGGAGGAGGCCGAAGCGGGCTTCGATCCCAGAGGCTTCGGCCGCGCCATGGTCTCCGCCCTGCTGGCGGGCAGCCTGTTCTATGTGTTGGTGATCTTGGTGGTGGCCTACATCGCCCCCTGGAAAGGGCTGGTGGCCGGCAAGTTCGGCACCGAACAGGCCTTTGAACGGGCCTTCGGCTCCCATTTCATCGCCCAGCTCATTCTTTTCGCGGCCCTGCTCTCCCTGCTGAAGGTCTTCAACGCCATGTTCGTGGCCGCCACCCGCCTGCTCTACGCCCTTGGCCGGCGAGGCCTGATCCACCCGGCCATGGGCACCGTCCATCCCCGCTTCCAGACCCCCGGCGGCGCCGTGCTGCTGCTGGCGGGCCTCACCGCCGCGGTGAGCTTCCTGGGAGACGCGGCCCTCCTTCCCATCACGGATGTGGGCTCCCTGGCCGTGGGCTTGGGCTGGCTGGCTACGTCCCTGGCCGCCCTGAGGCACCTCAAGCGGGCCCCCCAGCCCGATCCGGCAGGCCTCGCCCTGGCGGCCCTGAGCGCCGTGGTCAGCCTGGCCCTCATCGCCATGAAGGCCCTGCCCAGCGTCCCTGGCAGCTTCACCCACACCGAATGGACCGCCTTCGGCGTCTGGGTGGCCCTGGGCGCCCTGCTTTGGACCGGCTGGCGGCGCCCTTCGGAGCGGAAAAGCAACTGA
- a CDS encoding immunoglobulin domain-containing protein, whose translation MFLKVPGPGEAAIAPMRPAMASPGGFLRRLRILGVALLPLLLVLACSKHKDTASDPGKPPAITTAPADASTVTGRSVSFSVTATGEITLRYQWNKDGVDILGAIGSTYTIFSPKMQDAGKYAVTITNPNGKITSTAATLTVAQALIFSAPMGLATDATGNTYVSDMDDHTIWKVSATNQKTLLAGASGLPGAVDAKGGAARFNTPGGLALDASGNLLVADTGNHTIRSIAPDGTVTTLAGSAGQVGSDDGNGPAARFNSPFGLAVGSGGSVYISDTQNHTIRLLAPNGDVTTFAGLAGKPGQVDGPRASAQFNQPNGLALASNGTLYVADYGNSVIRAISASGTVSLLAGQYAAHGLADGTGTGALLYQPLGISLDASGNLYVADSANHTIRRVTSAGAVSVVAGSATLGNADSTGASAQFFLPCGVAVNAAGNVVVADTNNHMLRSLTPAGVVTTPTAP comes from the coding sequence ATGTTCCTGAAGGTCCCCGGTCCAGGGGAAGCGGCCATCGCCCCGATGCGTCCTGCGATGGCATCCCCGGGCGGATTCCTGCGCCGCCTGCGGATCCTCGGCGTGGCCCTCCTGCCCCTGCTGCTCGTTCTGGCCTGCTCCAAGCACAAGGACACGGCCTCCGACCCCGGCAAGCCGCCGGCCATCACCACCGCCCCCGCGGATGCCAGCACCGTGACCGGCCGGAGCGTCAGTTTCTCGGTGACCGCCACCGGCGAGATCACCCTCCGCTACCAGTGGAACAAGGATGGCGTCGACATCCTGGGCGCCATCGGCTCCACCTACACGATCTTCAGTCCCAAGATGCAAGACGCTGGCAAGTACGCGGTGACGATCACCAACCCCAACGGCAAGATCACCAGCACTGCGGCCACCCTGACCGTGGCACAGGCCCTGATCTTCAGCGCCCCCATGGGCCTCGCCACCGATGCCACAGGCAACACCTACGTCTCCGACATGGATGACCACACCATCTGGAAGGTGAGCGCCACCAATCAGAAGACCCTGCTCGCTGGGGCCTCGGGCCTGCCCGGCGCCGTGGACGCCAAGGGCGGCGCGGCGCGCTTCAACACCCCCGGCGGCTTGGCCCTGGATGCCTCCGGCAACCTGCTGGTGGCCGACACGGGCAACCACACCATCCGCAGCATCGCCCCCGATGGCACGGTGACCACCCTGGCCGGCAGCGCCGGACAGGTGGGATCCGACGATGGCAACGGCCCCGCAGCCCGCTTCAACAGCCCCTTCGGCCTGGCGGTGGGCAGCGGCGGGAGCGTCTACATTTCTGACACCCAGAACCACACCATCCGCTTGCTGGCCCCCAATGGCGATGTCACCACCTTTGCGGGCCTGGCCGGCAAACCCGGACAGGTGGACGGCCCCCGGGCCAGCGCCCAGTTCAACCAGCCCAATGGTTTGGCCTTGGCATCCAACGGCACCCTCTACGTGGCCGACTACGGCAATTCCGTGATTCGCGCCATCTCCGCCAGCGGCACGGTGTCATTGCTGGCAGGCCAGTACGCCGCCCATGGTCTCGCCGATGGCACGGGCACCGGAGCCCTTCTCTATCAGCCACTGGGTATCTCGCTGGACGCCTCCGGCAACCTCTACGTGGCCGATTCCGCCAACCACACCATCCGCCGGGTCACCAGCGCCGGTGCGGTCTCGGTGGTGGCCGGTTCCGCCACCCTCGGCAACGCGGACAGCACTGGCGCTTCCGCCCAGTTCTTCCTGCCCTGCGGCGTCGCTGTCAATGCGGCGGGCAACGTGGTGGTGGCCGATACCAACAACCACATGCTGCGCAGCCTGACCCCCGCAGGCGTGGTGACGACGCCCACCGCCCCTTGA